One genomic region from Salmonirosea aquatica encodes:
- the glgX gene encoding glycogen debranching protein GlgX gives MDLFIDNQIEYPEKQSTLEVRPGKPYPLGASWDGNGVNFALFSENAHSVELCLFESQQAQNENVKIEIQEVTHHVWHVYVVGLGPGQLYGYRVHGPYEPQNGHRFNPSKLLIDPYAKALSGTIEWDDSLFAYEIGSEQQDLSFSTSDSAPYVPKSVVIDQQFDWGGDKLPKIPYHETIIYEAHVNGLTRLHPDIPEEIRGTYAGVAHPVTINYLKELGITAIEFLPVHHFVADRHLLEKGLTNYWGYNTLNFFAPDVRYSSSGTLGEQVTEFKNMVKALHEAGIEVILDVVYNHTAEGNHLGPTLSFKGIDNSSYYRLSPEDCRFYMDYTGTGNTLNARLPFVLGLIMDSLRYWVTEMHVDGFRFDLASSLARTLHETDTLSSFFNIVHQDPVISQVKLIAEPWDIHEDGYMVGKFPPGWAEWNDRFRDCVRDYWRGAESKLAEFAQRFTGSADLYQGGYRSPTASINLITAHDGFTLHDLVSYNEKHNEANGEDNRDGANDNHSWNCGVEGTTNDQGINDLRSRQKRNLLTTLFLSQGVPMLVAGDELGKTQQGNNNAYCHDDEISWIDWQGADRSLLDFTKRLIWFCKEHPTFRRRRWFQGLPVTGSEIEDIRWYLPEGDLIADEHWANDLAKSLGIYLNGKGIRCENEMGERITDDSFYLIFNAHDQPLDYILPAEKCGRGWHKVLDTSDGFIGEDPQVFSQGSSVCVQGRAVLVLMCHLE, from the coding sequence ATGGATCTATTTATAGATAACCAAATTGAATATCCGGAAAAGCAGAGTACCCTTGAAGTCAGACCCGGAAAACCCTATCCGCTTGGAGCGAGCTGGGATGGCAATGGGGTTAATTTTGCCCTTTTTTCCGAAAACGCCCACAGCGTCGAACTTTGCCTCTTTGAAAGCCAGCAAGCACAGAATGAAAATGTAAAAATAGAAATCCAGGAGGTCACCCATCATGTCTGGCATGTGTATGTGGTGGGCCTGGGCCCCGGCCAGCTATATGGCTACCGCGTCCATGGACCCTATGAGCCCCAAAACGGGCATAGATTCAACCCCAGTAAACTGCTCATCGATCCTTATGCGAAGGCGCTGTCGGGCACCATTGAATGGGACGACTCGCTCTTTGCTTACGAGATCGGTAGTGAGCAGCAGGATCTGAGCTTCAGTACCTCCGATAGCGCGCCCTACGTACCAAAATCGGTTGTCATCGATCAGCAATTTGATTGGGGGGGTGATAAACTACCCAAGATACCCTATCATGAAACCATTATTTATGAAGCACACGTAAACGGTCTGACCAGACTTCATCCCGACATTCCTGAGGAAATACGGGGTACCTATGCGGGTGTGGCTCATCCTGTCACTATCAATTATTTGAAGGAGCTTGGCATTACCGCCATCGAGTTTCTTCCCGTGCACCATTTTGTCGCCGACCGACACCTGCTTGAAAAAGGATTGACAAATTACTGGGGGTACAATACACTTAATTTCTTTGCACCCGATGTTCGGTACAGCAGCAGCGGGACATTGGGGGAGCAAGTGACCGAATTCAAAAACATGGTCAAGGCCCTGCACGAGGCTGGTATCGAGGTGATCCTCGATGTGGTTTATAACCACACCGCCGAAGGCAACCATCTGGGCCCTACCCTTTCTTTCAAGGGCATCGACAATTCATCCTATTATAGGCTCAGCCCGGAAGACTGCCGTTTCTACATGGATTATACAGGAACAGGCAATACGTTGAACGCCAGGCTTCCTTTTGTGCTCGGACTGATCATGGACAGCCTCAGGTATTGGGTCACGGAGATGCATGTCGACGGGTTCCGCTTTGACCTGGCCTCGTCTCTGGCCAGAACCCTGCATGAGACCGACACGCTGAGCTCTTTCTTTAACATTGTCCATCAGGATCCGGTTATTTCCCAGGTAAAGCTCATTGCCGAGCCGTGGGACATCCACGAGGATGGGTATATGGTGGGCAAATTCCCTCCCGGCTGGGCCGAATGGAATGACCGCTTTCGGGATTGTGTGCGCGACTATTGGCGGGGCGCTGAAAGCAAACTTGCAGAATTTGCCCAGCGGTTCACAGGTAGCGCGGATTTATACCAGGGTGGCTACCGGAGTCCTACGGCTAGCATCAATCTAATTACCGCCCATGACGGTTTTACCCTTCATGATCTGGTGAGTTATAACGAGAAGCATAATGAAGCCAACGGCGAGGATAACCGCGATGGTGCCAATGATAACCATTCATGGAATTGCGGCGTCGAGGGGACGACTAATGACCAGGGAATCAATGATTTGAGAAGCAGGCAAAAACGAAACCTGTTGACCACCCTGTTCCTATCCCAAGGGGTACCCATGCTTGTAGCGGGGGATGAGCTCGGCAAGACCCAGCAAGGCAATAACAATGCCTACTGCCACGATGATGAGATTTCATGGATTGATTGGCAGGGCGCCGACCGTTCGCTTCTTGATTTTACGAAGCGTCTGATTTGGTTCTGCAAGGAGCATCCTACCTTCAGACGCAGGCGCTGGTTTCAGGGGCTTCCGGTCACGGGGTCTGAAATAGAGGACATCAGATGGTACCTACCCGAAGGGGATTTGATTGCAGACGAACATTGGGCGAACGACCTGGCCAAATCGCTTGGTATTTATCTGAACGGTAAGGGTATCCGTTGCGAGAATGAGATGGGCGAGAGGATTACCGACGACAGTTTTTATTTGATTTTCAACGCGCATGACCAGCCGCTGGACTACATTCTCCCCGCTGAAAAGTGCGGACGGGGCTGGCACAAGGTTCTCGACACAAGCGATGGGTTCATCGGGGAAGACCCACAGGTATTTTCACAGGGAAGTTCCGTATGTGTGCAGGGTCGGGCGGTGCTGGTACTGATGTGCCATCTTGAATAA
- a CDS encoding manganese catalase family protein has protein sequence MFYHDKKLQYKVRVDKPNPAFARMLQQAIGGIEGEIRVCLQYMFQAWGCRGPVKYRDMLLETGTEEMAHIEMLATAVALNLEGASNTLKDQVAANNPLVEGIMGGMDPRHILSSGLAAMAVDSNGVPFNGSWVVGSGNLAADMQANVMAESTGRVLATRLWEATDDAGMKDMLAFLIARDTMHQNQWLAVLEELGGVANNHPIPNSFPQSEENSAFSYSFISTDINRPDSPNTRWTQGTSIDGKGTFTFDHAQPHGQEPKLGPPIPEGHAQKEQMESGGLGGLVDKVKDKLL, from the coding sequence ATGTTTTACCACGATAAGAAGTTGCAGTACAAAGTACGGGTGGACAAGCCCAATCCAGCCTTCGCCCGAATGCTCCAGCAGGCCATTGGCGGCATCGAAGGCGAGATTCGAGTCTGTTTGCAGTATATGTTTCAGGCCTGGGGCTGTCGGGGCCCTGTGAAATACCGCGACATGCTGCTGGAGACTGGAACGGAAGAAATGGCTCACATCGAGATGTTGGCTACGGCCGTGGCCCTCAACCTGGAAGGCGCTTCTAACACCTTGAAGGATCAGGTAGCGGCAAACAACCCATTGGTAGAGGGTATCATGGGAGGCATGGATCCCCGTCATATTCTGTCTTCGGGGCTTGCGGCGATGGCGGTGGACAGCAACGGGGTACCTTTCAACGGTTCGTGGGTGGTAGGTAGCGGTAACCTGGCTGCCGATATGCAGGCCAATGTCATGGCGGAGTCAACGGGCCGGGTACTGGCCACGCGGCTCTGGGAAGCTACGGACGACGCCGGTATGAAAGACATGCTGGCCTTCCTGATTGCCCGCGATACCATGCACCAGAATCAGTGGCTGGCGGTGCTTGAGGAATTAGGAGGCGTAGCAAACAACCATCCGATCCCCAACAGTTTCCCGCAGAGTGAGGAAAACTCGGCATTTAGCTACTCATTCATTTCAACTGACATCAACCGCCCTGATTCACCCAACACCCGCTGGACTCAGGGTACATCGATCGACGGAAAAGGTACTTTTACCTTTGACCACGCGCAGCCTCATGGTCAGGAACCAAAACTCGGCCCACCGATTCCGGAAGGTCACGCGCAGAAAGAGCAAATGGAAAGCGGCGGTTTGGGAGGGCTTGTGGATAAAGTAAAGGATAAACTGTTATAA